Proteins from one Natronoarchaeum philippinense genomic window:
- a CDS encoding ammonium transporter, producing the protein MVTPLQVDPTVLAEGINLMWVLVVSFLIFFMHAGFAMLEAGQVRSKNVANQLTKNLLTWSVGVTVFFLIGAGVSSLVGGSGFSPAFAAESANDWVSWLFGAVFAMTAATIVSGAVAGRAKLRAYVGYTFLLAAVIYPVVTGLTWAGELIAINGVVFQDFAGGMIVHGMGGVAGLTAAWVLGPRMDRYNEDGTVNVIPGHSLTFAVLGTLILAFGWYGFNVGTAATVFAVEDGALVLGAFETVGRVAMTTTIAMACGAIGAGTVSLLKTGKVDTLYVANGLLAGLVGITAIPDTTTWWGAFVVGGLAGAQLPIVFEFVEKRLKIDDVCAVFPVHGSAGILGTLLFPFVATSAALEGTTVLEAFAVQVLGVGVIGLWTVVATAAVFGALKLAGQARVTPEHERDGLDVSEHGVDTYPEFGQPDVATDGGNDVVRTDGGVAESEIKMVMAMIRPDRLGEVKQQLAEAGAPSLTVTNVSGRGSQPAKKGQWRGEEYTVDLHQKVKLECVVADVPVEDVVEAIREGANTGEPGDGKIFVMPVDDALQVRTGKRGPDAV; encoded by the coding sequence ATGGTAACGCCCCTACAGGTAGATCCGACGGTGCTGGCCGAGGGGATCAACCTCATGTGGGTGCTGGTCGTCTCGTTCCTGATCTTCTTCATGCACGCCGGCTTCGCAATGCTGGAGGCGGGGCAGGTGCGCTCGAAGAACGTCGCAAACCAGCTGACGAAGAACCTGCTGACTTGGTCGGTCGGCGTGACGGTGTTCTTCCTGATCGGTGCCGGCGTCTCCTCGCTCGTCGGCGGAAGCGGGTTCTCGCCCGCCTTTGCCGCCGAGAGCGCAAACGACTGGGTCAGTTGGCTGTTCGGCGCCGTCTTCGCGATGACGGCGGCGACGATCGTCTCCGGCGCGGTCGCCGGTCGCGCGAAACTCCGCGCGTACGTCGGTTACACGTTCCTGCTGGCGGCGGTCATCTACCCCGTCGTCACCGGCCTGACGTGGGCCGGCGAACTCATCGCCATCAACGGCGTGGTGTTCCAAGACTTCGCCGGCGGCATGATCGTCCACGGCATGGGCGGCGTCGCCGGCCTCACCGCGGCGTGGGTGCTCGGTCCGCGCATGGACCGGTACAACGAGGACGGCACGGTCAACGTCATCCCCGGCCACTCGCTGACCTTCGCCGTGCTCGGGACGCTGATCTTGGCCTTCGGCTGGTACGGCTTCAACGTCGGCACCGCCGCGACGGTGTTCGCCGTCGAGGACGGCGCGCTCGTGCTCGGTGCGTTCGAGACCGTCGGTCGCGTGGCGATGACGACGACGATCGCAATGGCCTGCGGTGCGATCGGCGCGGGGACGGTGTCCCTGCTCAAGACCGGCAAGGTCGACACGCTGTACGTCGCAAACGGCCTACTGGCCGGCCTCGTCGGCATCACCGCGATTCCCGACACCACCACGTGGTGGGGCGCGTTCGTCGTGGGCGGCCTCGCCGGCGCCCAGCTCCCGATCGTCTTCGAGTTCGTCGAGAAGCGCCTGAAGATCGACGACGTCTGTGCGGTGTTCCCGGTCCACGGCTCGGCCGGCATCCTCGGCACGCTGCTGTTCCCGTTCGTCGCCACCTCGGCCGCGCTGGAGGGCACGACCGTCCTCGAAGCCTTCGCCGTGCAGGTCCTCGGCGTCGGCGTGATCGGCCTGTGGACCGTCGTTGCGACCGCCGCGGTGTTCGGCGCGCTCAAGCTCGCCGGGCAGGCCCGCGTCACCCCCGAGCACGAGCGTGACGGGCTCGACGTGTCCGAACACGGCGTCGACACCTACCCCGAATTCGGTCAGCCCGACGTGGCAACCGACGGCGGCAACGACGTTGTTCGCACGGACGGCGGCGTCGCCGAGAGCGAGATCAAGATGGTCATGGCGATGATCCGTCCCGACCGCCTCGGCGAGGTCAAACAGCAACTCGCCGAAGCCGGCGCGCCGTCGCTGACCGTCACGAACGTCTCCGGCCGCGGCAGCCAGCCCGCGAAGAAGGGCCAGTGGCGCGGCGAGGAGTACACGGTCGACCTCCACCAGAAGGTCAAACTCGAATGCGTCGTCGCCGACGTACCCGTCGAAGATGTCGTCGAGGCGATCCGCGAGGGCGCCAACACCGGCGAACCCGGCGACGGCAAGATCTTCGTCATGCCGGTCGACGACGCCCTGCAGGTCCGCACCGGAAAGAGAGGTCCCGACGCAGTGTAG
- a CDS encoding cupin domain-containing protein — MEKTAIEEVETEINPMRVHSVRKPVSRALGTTDVAMNYFELEPGESFSGALHTHEDQEEIFYVEDGTATFEVGIDRETVEVDAGELIRFPPGEFQKGSNEGEDRVVGWAIGAPGASHDWDELYSRAYCPQCQEETRQDVGFGDGQFQLECTECGYGQG, encoded by the coding sequence ATGGAGAAAACCGCGATCGAGGAGGTCGAGACGGAGATCAACCCGATGCGCGTCCACAGCGTTCGCAAGCCCGTCTCCCGGGCACTGGGGACGACGGACGTGGCGATGAACTACTTCGAGCTAGAGCCCGGCGAGTCCTTCTCGGGAGCGTTGCACACCCACGAAGATCAAGAGGAGATCTTCTACGTCGAGGACGGCACCGCGACGTTCGAGGTCGGCATCGACCGCGAGACGGTCGAGGTCGATGCTGGCGAGCTAATCCGATTCCCGCCCGGCGAGTTCCAGAAGGGCTCGAACGAGGGCGAGGACCGCGTCGTCGGCTGGGCGATCGGCGCGCCGGGCGCCAGCCACGACTGGGACGAACTGTACTCGCGTGCGTACTGTCCGCAGTGCCAAGAGGAGACGAGACAGGATGTCGGATTCGGCGACGGGCAGTTTCAGCTCGAATGCACGGAGTGTGGCTACGGGCAGGGGTAG